A region of the Gambusia affinis linkage group LG11, SWU_Gaff_1.0, whole genome shotgun sequence genome:
CCACCCTGGGGAGCTGGGCAACGACCCCGGAGTGGCACTCACTCCATTTGGACCCGAGCACATGGCACAGACAAATGCTCTCAAACTTAGCCCGTCTCAGCACATTCAGAGCCATCCCGAAGCCCAGACCGCGGCATCTTTTACTCCTGCTCAGACCACAGTGGGTTTCCCCGTGGCTCACCCCCACTCAGGCTACTCAAGCAGCAGGGACTTCATCCTCAGGAGAGAACTCTCAGCCTCTGCTATGCATGCACTTGGCGACCAGCATAGTTCCGCCTCCTCCCCTCATCACCATGGCATGTTCATCTCGCCAACAGGTGCTTACGGGCACGCGGAAAGTGGGGCCCATTCACTTTTCACTGGACTCCACGAGCAGGCGTCCCCGGGcgcccaccaccaccaccatgccCTCAACGGGCAGATGCGCCTGGGTCTACCGGGGGACATCTACGGCAGGCCGGAGCACTTCGGGCACAGGCCGGAGCACTATGGCGCGTCCTCCCTGCACAGCTACAACTCCATGAACCTCAACGTCAACATCGCCGCCGCCGCAGCCGCTCCTCACGGAGCCGCGGGGGCGTTTCTGAGATACATGCGGCAGCCCATCAAGCAGGAGCTCATCTGCAAGTGGATCGACCAGGAGCAGAGCCAGAAGAAGCCCTGTTCGAAAACCTACAGCACCATGCACGAGCTGGTCAACCACGTCACGGTGGAGCACGTCGGCGGACCCGAGCAGAGCACGCACGTCTGCTTCTGGGAGGAATGTCCGCGGGAGGGGAAGGCTTTCAAGGCGAAGTACAAACTGATCAACCACATCCGAGTTCACACCGGGGAGAAACCATTCCCTTGTCCGTTCCCAGGATGCGGGAAAGTGTTCGCCAGGTCGGAAAACCTCAAGATCCACAAGAGAACGCACACAGGTCTGTAAAGCATGCTTTTCTGCGTCCAAAACTTTGagaatatatatacatatatgatCGCTGAGCATTTCCAGTGTTTGTTCACATCGTGCGCAATTGCGCACAGATGGAAGTAAAACGtttaatgcaagaaaaaaaaagaaaagtaaaaagggaTTGAGGAGTAAACATTAATTACGCCTCTTCTTTAATACTAACCTTTTTCCCCGGCTCACTGGTCCAGGCGCCCGGAGGAGGCGTGAAAGGATTAGAGCATATGATTTGTAAAACGTGCTTACGTACATACTACTGCACGCGTAAATGTAATTGTCCTCGGGCGTAGGACGCTTTACGCCATAGCAGTTCAGATAGACTGGGATCCAAACAGAGTGCAACTGAATTTCATTCACCATAACCCTAACCCTGATAGGATACTTTAGGATAAAAATGGGACAGTTTCTCTTTTAAACATGCCTTATATGGCGTTTGTTATGAATAGTTCACATATATACagatatcatatatatatatatatatatatatatatatatatatatatatatatatatatatatatatatatatatatactgttgatttgcagcaagaaggtcctgggatcgattcccggcccggggtctttctgcacggagtttgcatgttctccctgtgcatgcgtgggttctctccgggtactcgggcttcctcccacagtccacaaacatgactgtcaggttaattggtgtTTCTAATTTGGCGACCTGTGCCTCTGGTTCGGAACGTTGTCTGGAGATAGGGACCAGCACCTCCCAACctcactagggacaagggtgtaagaaaatttatatatttatatatgtatatgtgtgtgtgtgtgtgtgtgtgtgtgtgtgtgtgtgtgtgtgtgtgtgtgtgtgtgtgtgtgtgtgtgtgtgtgtgtgtgtgtgtgtgtgtgtgtgtgtgaggtgatCAGGATGTGACACCCTTTTTATAGACAGCAGGGTAGATCTTATGGTAAACATCGCGAGAATAGTGTGTTCTGCTTGTGAACAATATGTGTTTGGGTGTGCAGTCAGATAAAAAATTACTGCGTAACTAAAAGGACTCTGCAAAagctgtttattgttgtttttacattttttaagattcCTTTTCTAGGTGACATTTCTATGCTTCTCCTCAGAGGTTTTTTGTTGCTCTTATTAtttactgctgctgttgtttgtgTTGGAGATAATTGTCTATTCCTGTACTGTCCAAGTACAGGAATACTtggtcagtattttttttttcagattaattttccACTAAGTGACTCCCAATTGCTTTAATAGAAGTTTAATATCATTGCTGTTTTTCCTCAATCTCTTTTTGAGATGATCTTTTTACTAAATAACTTCTTTGTACAAATTTTGTCTTAACTTTTTTCagatggatttttctttttttcccctcgaGTTAACTTCttagaattattttttagattaactttCAACTAATGATGTTTATATATGAATTTATAATAGATTAAAATACCCTTCCTACGGGGCATTTCTGTCATTATCTTTAGAGTTTTTCTaatcttttgtgtgttttaaaaaaaaatcttttcggAAGATAATATTACTATTTCACTAgtgttataattttaaatatttttttattgacatgaGCCAACGTTTTCCGGACATAATCAGGTAAAACTTGATGCCTATAAAAAGAGTATAAAATATAAGTCCagctttaaattgttttaaattgcacACTTGTGCCTCggaaaaaagggaagaaaatgcTGTGCGACATTACACAAGCGTCTCCTGGTGGTCTCCCGAGTGCCTTCCCCCCACCCTTCTTCCAGCCGCAAACACGGAAAACCAGAAGGCCTGGAGGCAATGTTACACGTGTTCAACAGAGGAATGAAGCTTATATGTTGGGATAAGTGGGTGTGAAGCAGCGGATGGGTATTCAGTGGCGGAAACACCAGCTTATCTTTAAGATTTAACGCTGACAAGTTGTGTTGGAGTAGCTCCAGCGTTCATTTTCTGGGTTTGTTCTGGCAGCTTCCAGACCCACATGATGACTGTGTGCGTTTCTCGTTTGTCCAAAGGAGAAAAACCCTTCAAGTGCGAGTTTGACGGCTGCGATAGAAAGTTCGCCAACAGCAGCGACCGCAAGAAGCACTCTCACGTCCACACGAGTGACAAGCCCTACTACTGCAAGGTGCGGGGCTGCGACAAGTCCTACACGCACCCGAGCTCCCTGCGGAAACACATGA
Encoded here:
- the zic5 gene encoding zinc finger protein ZIC 5 encodes the protein MEPPLSKRNPAIRLADLAATQPLPHQNMTGFPGLGGHHPLSHHAHLHPGELGNDPGVALTPFGPEHMAQTNALKLSPSQHIQSHPEAQTAASFTPAQTTVGFPVAHPHSGYSSSRDFILRRELSASAMHALGDQHSSASSPHHHGMFISPTGAYGHAESGAHSLFTGLHEQASPGAHHHHHALNGQMRLGLPGDIYGRPEHFGHRPEHYGASSLHSYNSMNLNVNIAAAAAAPHGAAGAFLRYMRQPIKQELICKWIDQEQSQKKPCSKTYSTMHELVNHVTVEHVGGPEQSTHVCFWEECPREGKAFKAKYKLINHIRVHTGEKPFPCPFPGCGKVFARSENLKIHKRTHTGEKPFKCEFDGCDRKFANSSDRKKHSHVHTSDKPYYCKVRGCDKSYTHPSSLRKHMKVHCKSPPPPPSSTNVAYISSTNSLVGDHNLSPGSEAHRNRSANLSPQVTNLNEWYVCQGSGGPNHLHTPSSDVPTSDSEDEDTFRGSDPRTML